In [Phormidium] sp. ETS-05, the genomic window GTGGTTTTTTGCCGAAATTCCCCTTTTGGTCCGTTTCCGTAGGTGTAATCTCCGTTATAGTTGGCTAAGTCGGTAGTGATGGTGTCGCCGAAGTGAAATGGGGTAGTGGTTCCGGCTCTACAAGCATATTCCCATTCCGCTTCACTGGGTAAACGATACGCTTGTCCTGTTTTTTGGGCGAGTTTTTGGCAAAATTCTACTGCATTGTTCCAGGATACCATCTCTACTGGCAGGTCTGAGCCTTGGAAATGTGAGGGGTTTTGCCCCATAATGGCTTGATACTGGGCTTGGGTTATGGGATATTTGGCGAGATAGAATGATGGGACTGTGACTTGGTGTTGGGGACCTTCGTTGCTCTGTCGGTTTGGCTCACTATCTGGAGTACCCATCGTGAATGTATTCCCTGGAATGGCTACCATATCGATGAAAATGCCATTACCCAGGTTTTGGCGGTAATATTTTGCCTCTTTGTTCGTCCGGTTAGTTACTTGTCCCGTGGTGTTGACTGTGAAAGTGGTAAATTGGAAGGTGGGAAGGGTTAATCCCCCCTGGCCCCCCTGGGGAAGGGGGGGAGTTAATCCCTGACTCCCCTGGGGAAGGGGGGAGTTAATCCCTGACTTCCCTGGGGAAGGGTTAATCCCCCCTGGCCCCCCTTGGAAAGGGGGGGAGGGGAGTTTAATGCTTTTAATACTTCTGCGGCGGACTGATAGCGGTTTTTCGCTATTGTTTCCAGCAATTTATCCAAAATTGCCCCTAATTCACTGCTCACATTGCTGCCTTTTGGCAAATATTCCCGCCATACCCAG contains:
- a CDS encoding formylglycine-generating enzyme family protein; this translates as MVAIPGNTFTMGTPDSEPNRQSNEGPQHQVTVPSFYLAKYPITQAQYQAIMGQNPSHFQGSDLPVEMVSWNNAVEFCQKLAQKTGQAYRLPSEAEWEYACRAGTTTPFHFGDTITTDLANYNGDYTYGNGPKGEFRQKTTPVGDFPPNAWGLYDMYGNVWEWCQDVWHDNYKDAPTDGSAWETGGESNYQVLRGGSWDCNPRHCRSGQRDWDDWVSRLNLYGFRVAVSQLPVSGS